One window of the Camelina sativa cultivar DH55 chromosome 1, Cs, whole genome shotgun sequence genome contains the following:
- the LOC104707638 gene encoding uncharacterized protein LOC104707638 has protein sequence MSSSDTSSLAIVTDAVIVYNQTLLNINMTNITKLTATNYLMWKLQVEVLLAVYGLLSHLDGYGEIPPATLTTADVVSPNPAYALWLRQDQLIYSSLLGSISLSMQSILSRTTTATEIWTTLRHVYVKPLNLFGIVN, from the exons ATGTCTTCTTCTGATACCTCCTCTCTTGCCATTGTTACGGATGCTGTCATTGTTTACAATCAAACGTTGCTCAACATCAACATGACCAACATCACTAAGTTGACGGCCACCAACTATCTCATGTGGAAGTTGCAAGTCGAAGTGCTTCTTGCTGTTTATGGTCTTCTTAGCCATCTTGATGGTTATGGTGAGATTCCTCCTGCTACGCTCACCACCGCCGATGTTGTCTCTCCGAATCCCGCTTATGCCCTCTGGCTAAGACAGGATCAGCTGATTTACAGCTCTCTCCTTGGATCTATATCGCTCTCTATGCAGTCGATACTCTCCCGCACCACCACCGCTACTGAGATCTGGACGACTCTTAGG CATGTGTATGTGAAACCATTGAATCTCTTTGGCattgttaactga